In Aptenodytes patagonicus chromosome 22, bAptPat1.pri.cur, whole genome shotgun sequence, one DNA window encodes the following:
- the RAB29 gene encoding ras-related protein Rab-7L1 — translation MGQRDRMFKVLVVGDATVGKTSLVQRYANDSFNRHYKSTVGVDFALKVVQWSESETVRLQLWDIAGQERFTSMTRLYYREASACIIMFDVTNISTFSNSQKWKQDLDSKLMLPDGNPVPCLLLANKCDLSPWAVTRDEVDRFSKENGFSGWVETSVKENKNINESMRVLIEKMMSSSTGDGSSSAAASGDYINIKETTPPGWACC, via the exons atgGGGCAGCGCGATCGCATGTTCAAGGTGCTGGTGGTGGGGGACGCCACGGTGGGGAAGACGTCGCTGGTGCAGCGCTACGCCAACGACAGCTTCAACCGGCACTACAAGTCCACGGTGGGAG TGGATTTTGCCCTGAAGGTGGTCCAGTGGTCAGAATCGGAGACAGTACGACTTCAGCTCTGGGACATTGCAG GGCAGGAACGCTTCACATCCATGACCCGGCTGTACTACAGGGAGGCGTCAGCCTGCATTATCATGTTTGATGTCACCAACATCAGCACATTCAGCAACAGCCAGAAGTGGAAGCAGGATTTGGACAGCAAGCTCATGCTGCCGGACGGGAACCCCGTGCCTTGCCTACTGCTGGCTAACAAA TGCGACCTTTCCCCATGGGCAGTGACAAGAGACGAAGTGGATCGGTTCagcaaagaaaatggcttttctggTTGGGTGGAGACGTCTGTCAAGGAAAACAAGAATATTAATGAGTCCATGAG AGTCCTGATTGAAAAGATGATGTCCTCATCCACTGGTGATGGAAGTTCCTCTGCTGCCGCGAGCGGGGATTATATTAACATAAAAGAGACGACCCCGCCAGGCTGGGCTTGCTGTTAG
- the NUCKS1 gene encoding nuclear ubiquitous casein and cyclin-dependent kinase substrate 1 isoform X2 has product MSRPVRNRKVVDYSQFQESDDADEDYGRDSGPPSKKIRSSPREAKNKRRSGKNSQEDSEDSEEKDVKTKKDDSHSADEDFGSEDDDLGADDGKADSDYESSQKSKKGKKAKPEKNKRAASKSRKRPAEDSEDEKEDHKNVRQQRQAASKAASKQREMLMDDVGSEEEEQEDDEAQFQENSGSDEDFLMEDDDDSDYGSSKKKNKKVSKKSKPERKEKKMPKPRLKATVTPSPVKGKGKAGRPTASKATKEKTPSPKEEDEEPESPPEKKKSASPPPEKSGDEGSEDEAPSGED; this is encoded by the exons ATGTCCAGGCCTGTCAG GAACAGGAAGGTGGTCGATTACTCCCAGTTTCAGGAATCAGATGATGCtg ATGAAGATTATGGAAGAGATTCAGGTCCCCCATCCAAGAAAATCCGTTCTTCTCCCCGGGAGGCTAAAAATAAGAGACGATCTGGGAAGAATTCTCAGGAGGACAG tgaggattcagaagaaaaagatgtgaaGACTAAGAAAGATGATTCACACTCGGCAG ACGAAGATTTTGGCAGTGAAGACGATGACTTAGGAGCAGATGATGGCAAAGCTGACAGTGACTATGAGAGctctcaaaaaagcaaaaaaggaaaaaaggctaaGCCAGAAAAGAATAAGAGAGCAGCCTCCAAATCCAGAAAAAGGCctgcag AGGACAGTGAGGACGAGAAAGAAGACCACAAAAATGTGCGTCAGCAACGACAGGCAGCATCCAAAGCGGCTTCTAAACAACGAGAGATGCTTATGGATGATGTGGGTagtgaggaggaagaacaagaggaTGATGAGGCACAGTTCCAGGAGA ATTCAGGAAGCGATGAAGACTTCCTCATGGAAGATGATGACGATAGTGACTATGGcagttcaaaaaagaaaaataaaaaggtctcCAAGAAATCCAAgccagagaggaaagaaaagaaaatgccgAAGCCCAGGCTAAAGGCTACAG tgacCCCCAGTCCAGTGAAAGGCAAAGGGAAGGCAGGCCGCCCCACAGCTTCCAAGGCAACAAAAGAAAAGACCCCATCCCCcaaagaagaggatgaagaaccTGAAAGTcccccagaaaagaaaaaatcagccAGCCCTCCACCAGAGAAGTCAGGGGATGAGGGATCTGAAGATGAAGCACCCTCTGGTGAAGATTAA
- the NUCKS1 gene encoding nuclear ubiquitous casein and cyclin-dependent kinase substrate 1 isoform X1, producing the protein MSRPVRNRKVVDYSQFQESDDADEDYGRDSGPPSKKIRSSPREAKNKRRSGKNSQEDSEDSEEKDVKTKKDDSHSADEDFGSEDDDLGADDGKADSDYESSQKSKKGKKAKPEKNKRAASKSRKRPAEDSEDEKEDHKNVRQQRQAASKAASKQREMLMDDVGSEEEEQEDDEAQFQETDSGSDEDFLMEDDDDSDYGSSKKKNKKVSKKSKPERKEKKMPKPRLKATVTPSPVKGKGKAGRPTASKATKEKTPSPKEEDEEPESPPEKKKSASPPPEKSGDEGSEDEAPSGED; encoded by the exons ATGTCCAGGCCTGTCAG GAACAGGAAGGTGGTCGATTACTCCCAGTTTCAGGAATCAGATGATGCtg ATGAAGATTATGGAAGAGATTCAGGTCCCCCATCCAAGAAAATCCGTTCTTCTCCCCGGGAGGCTAAAAATAAGAGACGATCTGGGAAGAATTCTCAGGAGGACAG tgaggattcagaagaaaaagatgtgaaGACTAAGAAAGATGATTCACACTCGGCAG ACGAAGATTTTGGCAGTGAAGACGATGACTTAGGAGCAGATGATGGCAAAGCTGACAGTGACTATGAGAGctctcaaaaaagcaaaaaaggaaaaaaggctaaGCCAGAAAAGAATAAGAGAGCAGCCTCCAAATCCAGAAAAAGGCctgcag AGGACAGTGAGGACGAGAAAGAAGACCACAAAAATGTGCGTCAGCAACGACAGGCAGCATCCAAAGCGGCTTCTAAACAACGAGAGATGCTTATGGATGATGTGGGTagtgaggaggaagaacaagaggaTGATGAGGCACAGTTCCAGGAGA CAGATTCAGGAAGCGATGAAGACTTCCTCATGGAAGATGATGACGATAGTGACTATGGcagttcaaaaaagaaaaataaaaaggtctcCAAGAAATCCAAgccagagaggaaagaaaagaaaatgccgAAGCCCAGGCTAAAGGCTACAG tgacCCCCAGTCCAGTGAAAGGCAAAGGGAAGGCAGGCCGCCCCACAGCTTCCAAGGCAACAAAAGAAAAGACCCCATCCCCcaaagaagaggatgaagaaccTGAAAGTcccccagaaaagaaaaaatcagccAGCCCTCCACCAGAGAAGTCAGGGGATGAGGGATCTGAAGATGAAGCACCCTCTGGTGAAGATTAA